Proteins from one Parachlamydia sp. AcF125 genomic window:
- a CDS encoding ABC transporter permease: MNNTMARLFATLGDYFLLILKVIGVTLKRPPAFNLIRDQMFEIGVMSLPVVAITGFSTGLVLAAQSFFQLADKGLASATGLMVTKAMLVELGPILTAFMITGRVGAAMCAELGTMRVTEQIDALCSMSVNPLRYLIAPRFIAGITMLPLLTIFSCLMGILGGYLLSVYYFNMPPSTFLDPLPLHIKTFDMVSGLIKAFVFGIIIITISCYRGLSTRGGAAGVGRATTNSVVICYSVILIGNFVITIGLNGSYPYIADLISKWF; encoded by the coding sequence ATGAATAATACAATGGCTCGTCTATTCGCGACTCTCGGCGATTACTTTCTCCTCATCCTAAAAGTGATTGGGGTCACGCTCAAACGCCCCCCCGCATTTAATTTGATTCGAGATCAAATGTTTGAAATCGGAGTCATGTCTCTTCCTGTTGTGGCAATCACAGGATTTTCAACCGGACTTGTGCTAGCCGCTCAATCGTTTTTTCAGCTAGCAGATAAAGGATTAGCAAGCGCCACCGGCCTAATGGTGACAAAAGCCATGCTGGTTGAACTTGGACCCATCTTGACAGCTTTTATGATCACAGGACGCGTAGGAGCGGCTATGTGTGCGGAGTTAGGGACCATGCGCGTTACCGAACAGATTGACGCTCTGTGCTCTATGTCTGTAAATCCCCTGCGTTATCTCATCGCTCCTCGTTTTATCGCCGGAATTACCATGCTCCCACTTTTAACCATTTTTAGCTGTCTAATGGGCATTTTAGGGGGTTATCTTCTGTCTGTCTATTACTTCAATATGCCCCCCTCCACTTTTTTAGATCCTTTACCTCTCCATATCAAAACCTTCGACATGGTAAGTGGGCTAATTAAAGCCTTTGTTTTTGGGATTATCATTATTACCATTTCATGCTATAGAGGGTTATCTACGCGAGGGGGAGCTGCTGGAGTTGGCCGCGCCACGACAAACAGCGTTGTCATTTGTTATTCCGTTATTTTGATTGGGAATTTTGTCATCACCATTGGCTTGAATGGGTCCTATCCGTATATTGCCGATCTTATCAGTAAGTGGTTTTAA
- a CDS encoding translocation/assembly module TamB domain-containing protein has product MKKFLLFILCLGLLCSVILVLLPKDTIKNAALKLAIKHIEASTNFRVEIESPRLNYPCIIQAKTVKIYSKASSPHAPYLSAEDIEACINPLALLSSKLNLHHFYCQRLSIQSLPEVPLTAQAETDFFPLPFAMKVGRFEIKQFNLSLNLMKKLGLETYVKADELEKGISLAGSFSSKSLFPSVKGELFIAPCNAPAATTAAAFTLKKNYSNYFLLITLSEVSKGILQKPSFFEHSTLSFRLDAHGDKQKWQGVVEVLSEQEQETVDQAFTAGYAKGNFVYLPDQLLTFEAIEGNTPFANFYGTLSLDSGLEFDHTFLHTTFTDLPFPHKNFKLGSETEMGLSVKGPLLSPSLQATLYSESMEIKEWTIAHPEISVSFSPFRANSEGELSFSGKRDNVPFQVKTKIALKPEQAIHFSDAIATYASSNLEGDLLVSFTQPSLKGQIKSSKISFKDFNSDWKGTAEIQASFDKESLLANVWVKNLAYQNLSAQNGHLQLQAKDLFHALHGEVQIALSKGLWEEIAIEDLTFVSGYNQNSLSASPFSLDLKGNYQKPFLIQSKGKWLYQKEIAITLESLWGEVLDLPISLKEPFEIVLEAEKMEISPLFLSTGSGYLYASAEYSPTFVQSTLRIHDFPLTAAHLLAPQFPLKGSASGQIFLFGDPETPRGQLNLEMSNVKIEEEAFNKFPPFNVSFQASLVEQLLECRGQIIEVEKNPLKGEAKIPLTFSLSPFMAQVNRELPFSASLSGKGPLSPLLSLLFIDKIAIDGDIEVQLGIRGLLNSPEIEGFVNLRNGFFESINSGAILRSIHAKIKASGQRLTLENFSAKDEIEGTITGSGSLAFNDPLFPFEAKFKLNKLQLLDMDFFQSTASGSLTLKGNRNEGVLSGTLTSNKTQMTLPTQISEVTEAVEVTYINIPEGESSPVSSQSKKSAWPLKLNILLKLPSKATFTAPSLSSEWQGDLLLEGTADEPSLDGQLKIVKGSYLFNGKQFIIKDGTVNFAGNLTNDTTLYVVGSMDLHRIVAEVIVRGAIKNPTLSLNSNPPLSQQEILSWILFGKGLSEISPFQGDQLTASLTDLSRQQEGPDLLTRIRNQTGIDRIDINRSGEGDSGDVSFEVGKYITSGTYVSVSKNMGSESNEVNIETSIIKNFKLQAGVSDDANGHFDIIWKYDY; this is encoded by the coding sequence ATGAAAAAATTTTTACTTTTTATTCTATGCCTTGGATTGCTCTGCAGCGTCATTTTAGTGCTATTGCCAAAAGATACAATCAAAAATGCAGCCTTAAAATTGGCCATAAAACATATTGAAGCCTCCACAAACTTCCGAGTGGAAATCGAATCTCCCCGCTTAAACTATCCTTGTATCATCCAAGCTAAAACTGTCAAAATTTATTCCAAAGCATCTTCACCCCATGCTCCTTATCTATCAGCAGAAGATATAGAAGCTTGCATAAATCCCTTGGCGCTGCTTTCCTCTAAACTTAATTTACACCATTTTTACTGCCAACGACTCTCGATTCAATCTCTGCCCGAAGTCCCTTTAACTGCCCAGGCAGAAACGGATTTCTTTCCCCTCCCTTTCGCGATGAAAGTGGGGCGCTTTGAAATTAAACAATTCAATCTTTCTCTAAACCTGATGAAAAAACTGGGCCTCGAGACTTATGTCAAAGCTGATGAGCTAGAAAAAGGTATTTCTTTGGCCGGTTCGTTCTCTTCAAAATCTTTGTTTCCCTCCGTAAAAGGAGAACTTTTTATTGCCCCTTGCAATGCTCCTGCTGCCACCACAGCTGCTGCTTTTACCCTAAAAAAAAATTATAGCAACTATTTCCTGCTGATCACCTTAAGTGAAGTGTCTAAGGGAATTCTGCAAAAACCTTCATTTTTTGAGCATTCTACCCTCAGTTTCCGATTAGACGCTCATGGAGATAAACAGAAGTGGCAAGGAGTTGTAGAAGTCCTTTCAGAGCAAGAGCAGGAGACGGTTGACCAGGCTTTCACGGCAGGCTACGCCAAAGGAAACTTTGTTTATTTGCCCGATCAGCTGTTAACCTTTGAGGCAATTGAGGGGAATACTCCCTTTGCAAATTTCTATGGAACGCTTAGCTTAGACTCAGGGCTCGAATTTGATCATACTTTTCTTCATACCACTTTCACAGATCTTCCCTTTCCCCATAAGAACTTCAAGCTTGGCTCAGAAACTGAAATGGGCCTTTCTGTGAAAGGGCCTCTCCTCTCTCCCTCCTTACAAGCGACCCTTTATTCGGAAAGCATGGAAATAAAAGAATGGACTATCGCCCATCCGGAAATTTCAGTCAGTTTCTCTCCTTTTAGAGCAAATTCGGAAGGGGAACTTTCTTTTTCGGGAAAAAGAGACAATGTTCCTTTTCAGGTAAAAACTAAAATTGCTCTCAAACCTGAACAAGCTATCCATTTTTCAGATGCAATTGCCACCTATGCTTCTTCAAACCTAGAAGGCGATTTGCTAGTCTCTTTCACCCAGCCTAGCCTTAAAGGGCAAATTAAAAGCTCCAAAATTTCTTTCAAAGATTTTAATTCAGATTGGAAAGGGACCGCTGAAATACAAGCTTCTTTTGATAAAGAAAGCCTTTTAGCTAACGTTTGGGTAAAAAACCTGGCTTATCAAAACCTATCCGCTCAAAACGGGCATCTCCAATTGCAAGCAAAAGATCTTTTCCATGCCCTGCATGGTGAGGTGCAAATCGCTTTATCCAAAGGTCTGTGGGAAGAGATAGCCATCGAGGATTTAACCTTTGTGAGTGGTTATAATCAGAACTCTTTATCTGCGTCCCCCTTCTCGCTAGATTTAAAAGGCAACTACCAAAAGCCTTTCCTCATTCAATCCAAAGGAAAGTGGCTATACCAAAAGGAAATAGCCATTACTCTAGAATCCTTATGGGGAGAAGTTTTAGACCTTCCTATTTCCCTAAAAGAACCCTTTGAAATTGTCTTAGAAGCCGAAAAAATGGAAATCTCTCCTCTGTTTTTATCGACTGGCTCAGGTTATTTGTATGCCTCGGCAGAATACTCTCCTACCTTTGTGCAAAGCACTTTAAGGATTCACGACTTCCCTCTCACCGCCGCCCACTTGCTCGCCCCCCAATTCCCCTTAAAAGGCAGTGCTTCCGGCCAAATCTTTTTATTTGGGGATCCTGAAACTCCTAGAGGACAATTGAACCTAGAGATGTCAAATGTCAAAATTGAAGAAGAAGCTTTTAACAAGTTTCCTCCTTTTAATGTCTCTTTCCAAGCTTCTCTGGTAGAACAACTTTTAGAATGCAGAGGGCAGATCATCGAAGTTGAAAAGAACCCGCTAAAAGGCGAAGCAAAAATTCCTCTCACCTTTTCCCTTTCCCCCTTTATGGCTCAGGTAAATCGAGAGCTCCCTTTTTCTGCCAGTTTGAGCGGAAAGGGCCCTCTTTCACCCCTCTTATCACTCCTATTTATTGATAAGATTGCTATTGATGGCGATATAGAGGTTCAGCTTGGGATTAGAGGCTTGCTGAATTCTCCTGAGATAGAAGGATTTGTGAATTTGCGGAATGGCTTTTTTGAGAGCATAAATTCAGGAGCAATCCTCCGCTCTATCCATGCAAAGATAAAAGCGAGTGGCCAACGCCTGACTCTGGAGAATTTTTCTGCCAAGGATGAAATCGAGGGAACAATCACGGGCAGTGGAAGTTTAGCTTTCAACGATCCCCTTTTTCCTTTTGAAGCTAAATTTAAATTAAATAAACTTCAACTCCTCGATATGGATTTTTTTCAGTCCACTGCGAGTGGATCCCTTACTCTTAAAGGAAACAGAAATGAGGGGGTTTTATCGGGCACCCTTACCTCTAATAAAACGCAGATGACCCTTCCCACTCAAATTTCAGAAGTCACAGAAGCCGTGGAGGTCACCTATATTAATATTCCTGAAGGGGAATCTTCACCCGTTTCTTCTCAAAGCAAAAAATCCGCGTGGCCCTTAAAATTAAATATCCTTCTAAAGCTTCCTTCTAAAGCAACCTTTACAGCGCCTAGTCTTTCTTCTGAATGGCAAGGGGACCTTCTCCTCGAAGGCACGGCAGACGAACCTTCATTGGATGGACAACTCAAAATTGTCAAAGGGTCTTATCTTTTTAATGGAAAGCAGTTTATCATTAAAGATGGGACGGTAAATTTTGCAGGGAACCTCACCAATGATACCACCTTGTATGTGGTAGGTTCAATGGATTTACACCGCATTGTGGCGGAAGTGATTGTACGAGGAGCCATTAAAAATCCCACCCTTTCGCTAAACTCGAACCCTCCCCTATCACAGCAAGAGATTTTATCCTGGATTCTTTTTGGTAAGGGGCTTTCAGAAATTTCTCCTTTCCAAGGAGATCAGCTAACCGCTTCTTTAACAGATTTAAGTCGGCAGCAAGAAGGCCCCGATCTCCTGACTCGCATTCGCAATCAAACAGGCATTGACCGGATTGATATCAATCGAAGTGGGGAGGGCGATTCTGGCGACGTTTCGTTTGAAGTGGGAAAATACATTACTAGCGGCACGTATGTTTCTGTCAGTAAAAACATGGGATCTGAAAGCAACGAAGTCAATATTGAAACTAGCATCATTAAAAACTTTAAGCTTCAAGCAGGGGTCAGCGACGACGCTAATGGCCATTTTGACATCATTTGGAAATATGACTATTAA
- a CDS encoding YqgE/AlgH family protein: MENVPYSQIQKGTFLIATPEIDSGIFFRGVVLICEHNPSGSFGIIVNKSLDLELPEEIMNVNNLANPHVGIRAGGPVQTNQMMLLHTSNRIPGQTLQICDNVYLGGDLQFLQETISDDQGPHIHLCFGYAGWGAGQLEREFLDSHWFLHPASAHYLFDTPPEKLWQVLLRDMGGKYASLSMIPEDLTVN; encoded by the coding sequence ATGGAAAATGTCCCCTACTCGCAGATTCAAAAAGGCACATTCTTGATTGCCACTCCGGAAATTGACAGCGGAATTTTCTTTCGGGGAGTAGTACTTATCTGCGAACATAACCCCAGCGGATCATTTGGCATTATTGTGAACAAAAGCCTAGACCTGGAACTGCCGGAAGAGATTATGAACGTAAATAATCTGGCAAATCCTCATGTGGGAATTCGAGCTGGCGGGCCTGTCCAAACCAATCAAATGATGCTCTTACACACTTCGAATCGAATTCCAGGGCAAACCTTGCAAATCTGCGATAACGTTTATTTAGGGGGAGATCTACAGTTTTTGCAAGAAACCATCTCTGACGATCAGGGTCCCCATATTCACCTTTGCTTTGGTTATGCAGGCTGGGGAGCAGGGCAGCTTGAAAGGGAATTTTTAGATAGCCACTGGTTTTTACATCCAGCTTCGGCACATTACCTGTTTGACACCCCTCCCGAAAAGCTTTGGCAGGTGCTATTGCGAGATATGGGCGGCAAATACGCTTCTCTTTCCATGATCCCCGAAGATCTGACTGTCAATTAA
- a CDS encoding MlaD family protein, with translation MADQAKNLLIGIFVIVAFTIVILMLLFLHPSVGDEGKRLRVRFSDIDKISIGTRVNFGGKPVGEVTKIRELQDAIDRRIGRNGYVYIYELELSVDSAVNVFNTDEISLRTSGLLGERSVAITPLPPKEGQKLENVSDQVIYAFESGSVEDAIKELKGVAGKLDLALDSISQAFKTMDAENVWKNLGNSMQSFSNMAAALSKPDLILETLNNLHDVSEKFGESWEKVDHLLDNLASAASNTKSMTKAGKEILASLEEGKGSLGALLMKDDLNLKISSLLSKGEILMNDINHYGVLFHLDKQWQRLRARRLNLLQKLSSPEEFRNFFNDEMDKISTSLSRVSMILEETSNSPPRLMENAHYKKVFAELLKRMESTEEALKMYNQQVMGYDAQKPELAPTRGEARP, from the coding sequence ATGGCTGATCAAGCAAAAAATTTACTCATCGGCATTTTTGTGATTGTCGCCTTTACAATTGTGATATTGATGCTTTTATTTTTACATCCATCCGTAGGCGATGAGGGGAAAAGGCTTCGAGTGAGATTTTCCGATATCGATAAGATTTCTATTGGAACCCGGGTCAACTTTGGTGGAAAACCGGTCGGGGAAGTGACAAAGATTCGCGAATTGCAAGACGCGATTGACAGAAGAATTGGACGAAACGGATATGTCTATATCTACGAGCTAGAACTATCGGTCGATTCTGCGGTGAATGTGTTCAACACAGACGAAATTTCCTTGCGCACTTCAGGCCTTTTGGGGGAAAGATCTGTGGCAATTACCCCTCTCCCTCCAAAAGAGGGGCAAAAATTAGAAAATGTGAGCGATCAAGTGATTTATGCATTTGAATCGGGTTCTGTGGAAGACGCCATCAAAGAACTAAAAGGGGTGGCCGGAAAATTAGATTTAGCTTTAGACTCGATTAGCCAAGCATTTAAAACGATGGATGCAGAAAATGTCTGGAAAAATCTGGGTAACTCCATGCAAAGTTTCAGCAATATGGCAGCTGCCTTAAGTAAACCCGATCTCATTCTAGAAACGTTAAATAATTTGCACGATGTGTCGGAGAAATTTGGAGAAAGCTGGGAGAAAGTCGATCATTTATTAGACAATCTTGCTTCAGCAGCCTCGAATACGAAATCTATGACAAAGGCGGGGAAAGAAATACTTGCCTCTCTTGAAGAAGGAAAAGGGAGCCTTGGGGCCTTGCTTATGAAAGATGATCTCAATTTAAAAATCTCCTCTCTACTAAGCAAAGGAGAAATCCTCATGAATGATATCAACCATTACGGAGTCCTCTTTCATCTGGATAAACAGTGGCAAAGATTGCGTGCTCGCCGTTTAAATTTATTGCAAAAACTCTCTTCCCCTGAGGAATTCCGTAACTTCTTCAACGACGAAATGGATAAAATCTCAACTTCTCTTTCAAGAGTCTCTATGATATTAGAAGAAACAAGCAACTCCCCACCCCGCTTGATGGAAAATGCTCACTATAAAAAAGTATTTGCCGAATTGCTCAAAAGAATGGAATCTACAGAAGAAGCTTTAAAAATGTACAATCAGCAAGTAATGGGTTATGATGCTCAAAAACCCGAATTGGCTCCTACGCGTGGCGAAGCGCGTCCCTAA
- a CDS encoding ATP-binding cassette domain-containing protein: MRKQIVIKELYKKYGKLEVLKGLDLEVYEGETLVILGRSGVGKSVLLKHIIGLEQPDRGSIEIDGVSIAYLEKSNTSFRIGMLFQGAALFDSLNIGENTAFYLNQHEKNLSKKQIQERVSHALNLVGLSGTENAMPSDLSGGMRKRAALARLIVYHPKIILYDEPTTGLDPITAMQINDLINTAKKELKATSIVVTHDIRSALEVGDRLAFHHEGKIAQIAPKEEFMKIDDPLLQAFFENAILTNDLLSGKQTRRP; the protein is encoded by the coding sequence ATGCGCAAGCAAATTGTTATAAAAGAATTATATAAAAAATACGGGAAACTAGAGGTTCTCAAAGGGCTTGATCTGGAAGTCTATGAAGGAGAAACCCTAGTCATTTTAGGACGCTCGGGAGTTGGTAAAAGCGTTTTATTAAAACACATCATTGGGCTTGAGCAACCCGATCGCGGTTCAATCGAAATTGACGGAGTCTCTATTGCTTATTTGGAAAAAAGCAATACCTCCTTTAGAATCGGCATGTTATTTCAAGGAGCCGCCCTATTTGACTCCTTGAACATCGGAGAAAATACCGCCTTTTATTTGAACCAGCACGAAAAAAACTTATCGAAAAAACAAATACAAGAAAGAGTAAGTCATGCTCTAAATCTGGTGGGTCTCAGCGGAACTGAAAATGCCATGCCTTCTGATCTATCGGGAGGGATGCGCAAACGCGCCGCTTTGGCTCGTTTAATTGTTTACCACCCAAAAATTATTCTCTACGATGAACCTACCACAGGCTTAGATCCAATTACTGCCATGCAAATCAATGATCTAATCAATACAGCCAAGAAAGAACTAAAAGCGACAAGCATTGTCGTGACTCATGATATTCGCTCGGCGTTGGAAGTGGGCGACCGACTAGCCTTTCATCACGAGGGAAAAATCGCGCAAATTGCTCCCAAAGAAGAATTTATGAAAATCGACGATCCCTTGTTACAGGCATTTTTTGAAAATGCCATATTAACTAACGATTTACTCAGTGGCAAGCAGACTAGGAGACCTTAA